The nucleotide window TGATATGGACGTTCAACAACTTTAACGTTGTCTGGCTGGTGAGCAATGGGGGCGAGCCCTCGGACAAGACGCACATCCTCGTCTCCTGGGTGTACAAGGCGGGGTTCACGTATTTCCGCATGGGCTATGCGGCGGCTTTCTCCATGGTCATCTTTGCCATTTTGCTGGCCTTTAGCTGGAGCTTTATCAGGCGGACGAAAGCGACGGAGGCGGTGTACTGATCCGATGCGCGGGCCACGCACACTGTCGCCCCTCGGCAAGGCGGTCAGCTATGTGGTGCTGAGCTTGTTTGCTCTTTTTGCGCTTTATCCGATTCTTTGCGTGTTTTCGGTCTCCTTGCGACCAGGGGACCGGTTGCTCAGCAAGTCGCTGGCCATCATCCCTGCGGATGCGACGCTTGAGTCCTATCGACGCTTGCTGCTCGAGGAGCCGTTTCTGCGCTGGATGGCTAACAGCAGCCTGGTTTCGGCGGTGGTCACCCTGGCAGGCGTGGGCCTTGCTGCTGCCGCAGGGTATGCGTTTTCGCGCTACCGGTTTGCCGGTCGCGATCAGGCCATGGTGGGGCTCATTATGACGCAGATGTTCCCCGTGACGATGCTCCTGCTGCCGCTCTTCATCATGCTGATCAAACTGAGGGCCTACGATTCCTACTGGGCGCTGATCATTGCCTACTCGGCCACAGCCTTGCCTTTCACCACCTGGCAGATGAAAGGCTACTACGACACCATCCCGTTCAGCTTGGAGGAGGCTGCAGCCATCGACGGCTGCTCTCCGTTCCGGACTTTTTGGCAAATCGTCCTCCCTCTGGCCGCACCGGCCTTGGTCATCACGGCGCTCTTTTCGTTCATGACCGCGTGGTCCGAATACTTAGTGGCGAATGTGCTCATTCAGGACCAGGAGCTCTTTACTCTGCCCCTTGGCCTGAAGATGTTTCAGTCCAATATGGAGGTGGCCTGGGGGCTCTATTCGGCGGGCGCCATTCTGGTGAGCATCCCGGTCGTGGCGCTGTTCCTCTTCTTGAGCAGGTGGCTTGTGTCGGGGTTGACGTTGGGGAGCGTGAAGGGTTAGGGAAACAATGGCTGCACGGGGCAAGGGTTTACGACTCGATGTGTGAACCTCAGGAGGACGTTGTCGCCCAACGCTCCACAGGCGCAAAGTGGTGGTGGCGCTGCCTGGTGGCCCTGCTGGTAACGTGCGTCGTGGTCGCAGGCGCGGTCGCTGGCGCCTTGTGGTGGCTGCTCCATGACCTACCCGATGCGGAAACGATTCGCGCTTACCGTCCTCCGTTGGCTACCGAGGTGCGCGACGCAGGGGGTAGGTTTATCTTTTCGGTGACCGGTGGGGTGAGCCGCATCTGGCGACCGCTTGGCAGCATCTCTCCGTGGCTCATCAAGGCGGTGATCACCAGTGAGGACGACACCTTTTTTCAGCACGAAGGCATTCGCCCGGAGATGATCAAGGAGGCCTTGGTCAGGGACTGGAAGGTCCGGAGATGGGCACGCGGCGCAAGCACCATCACCCAGCAGCTGGCCAAGAATGCCTTCCTGACCAAGGAGAAGACCATCACTCGTAAGCTTCGGGAGATTGTCCTTGCGCGGCGAATAGAAAAGGTCCTGACCAAGCACCGCATTTTGGAACTGTACCTCAACGTGGTCGAGTGGGGTGAGGGCGTGTACGGGGCGGAGGCAGCGGCGCGCTACTACTTCGCCAAGCCGGCCAGCGCCATCACCTTGCCCGAGGCGGCGATGTTGGCTGGTATGCTGCCGAACCCCAAGTACCGCAACCCGTTTCTGCGCTATGAAAAG belongs to candidate division KSB1 bacterium and includes:
- a CDS encoding ABC transporter permease subunit; its protein translation is MRGPRTLSPLGKAVSYVVLSLFALFALYPILCVFSVSLRPGDRLLSKSLAIIPADATLESYRRLLLEEPFLRWMANSSLVSAVVTLAGVGLAAAAGYAFSRYRFAGRDQAMVGLIMTQMFPVTMLLLPLFIMLIKLRAYDSYWALIIAYSATALPFTTWQMKGYYDTIPFSLEEAAAIDGCSPFRTFWQIVLPLAAPALVITALFSFMTAWSEYLVANVLIQDQELFTLPLGLKMFQSNMEVAWGLYSAGAILVSIPVVALFLFLSRWLVSGLTLGSVKG
- a CDS encoding penicillin-binding protein, giving the protein MCEPQEDVVAQRSTGAKWWWRCLVALLVTCVVVAGAVAGALWWLLHDLPDAETIRAYRPPLATEVRDAGGRFIFSVTGGVSRIWRPLGSISPWLIKAVITSEDDTFFQHEGIRPEMIKEALVRDWKVRRWARGASTITQQLAKNAFLTKEKTITRKLREIVLARRIEKVLTKHRILELYLNVVEWGEGVYGAEAAARYYFAKPASAITLPEAAMLAGMLPNPKYRNPFLRYEKVMGHQRRVLHLMRNNGVITAEEYQAALEAAVELNPEGQQALRRGLAGGGDCFKDVLLRYLRRRLGEGRLLSGQPLLLTLDLEAQRVLSSRTGGEGPLLVLARREGRVLAVACADSARAQAVMAAAEESGLETAAGVDSSAASELDPLHDCVLQVISPEDLFHEELLLPSPGARR